A single genomic interval of Microbacterium sp. LWO14-1.2 harbors:
- a CDS encoding single-stranded DNA-binding protein: protein MQDTVTIIGNVATDPTQGRTAGGVPVANFRLASTHRRFDEATQTWVDVGTNWYSVAAFRHLAENVKASLRAGDSVIVTGRMKIRAWENNGKQGTSVDIDADAVGHDLRWGTTAYRRSPSRSSSADQDRGAADTAPSSATSSSEASEDARAIDTSWADPDLASAESASGDPGASGSAGDAWGAPS, encoded by the coding sequence ATGCAGGACACCGTCACGATCATCGGCAACGTCGCCACCGACCCGACGCAGGGACGCACGGCTGGGGGAGTGCCGGTCGCGAACTTCCGCCTCGCCAGTACGCACAGGCGCTTCGACGAAGCCACGCAGACCTGGGTCGACGTCGGCACGAACTGGTACTCGGTCGCCGCCTTCCGTCATCTCGCGGAGAACGTCAAGGCGTCGCTGCGCGCCGGGGACAGCGTGATCGTCACCGGGCGGATGAAGATCCGGGCCTGGGAGAACAACGGCAAGCAGGGGACGAGCGTCGACATCGACGCGGATGCCGTCGGGCACGACCTCCGCTGGGGTACCACTGCGTACCGCAGGTCGCCCTCCCGATCGAGCTCTGCCGACCAGGATCGGGGGGCCGCCGACACGGCCCCGTCGAGCGCTACGTCGTCCTCGGAGGCGTCCGAGGACGCCCGTGCCATCGACACATCCTGGGCGGACCCCGACCTCGCCTCCGCCGAATCGGCGAGCGGTGATCCGGGCGCTTCCGGGTCCGCGGGCGACGCCTGGGGTGCTCCCTCCTAG